From the genome of Carassius auratus strain Wakin chromosome 26, ASM336829v1, whole genome shotgun sequence, one region includes:
- the LOC113043946 gene encoding F-box only protein 48-like, with amino-acid sequence MQHFCKRSNSTIFSRDRASNLIPVDQDPLQQNFTETLPTEMSVKIFSELDVRSLCRASLTCRLWNDIIEGSDQLWRSHCLTVLAICQRDVDGDRLAGCSWKVTLVRNYRKGCVKRRWLKGRYSNIRSADEIPPNSMCPLDVETWGEILEAELDR; translated from the exons ATGCAGCATTTCTGTAAAAGGAGCAACAGCACAATCTTCAGCCGAGATAGAGCATCCAACTTGATCCCTGTTGACCAGGATCCACTTCAGCAGAACTTTACAGAGACGCTTCCTACAGAGATGAGTGTTAAGATCTTCAGTGAGCTGGACGTCAGGAGTTTGTGCCGGGCCTCGCTCACCTGCAGACTCTGGAATGATATAATCGAGGGCAGCGATCAGCTGTGGAGGAGCCACTGTCTTACAGTGCTGGCTATCTGCCAAAGGGATGTGGATGGGGACAGGCTTGCTGGGTGTTCATGGAAG GTTACTCTTGTGCGTAACTATAGGAAAGGCTGTGTAAAGCGGAGGTGGCTGAAGGGCCGATACAGTAACATCCGCTCTGCTGATGAAATCCCGCCTAACAGCATGTGTCCACTGGACGTGGAGACATGGGGAGAGATACTAGAGGCGGAACTAGATAGATAG
- the LOC113044093 gene encoding calcineurin subunit B type 1, translated as MGNEASYPLEMCSHFDADEIKRLGKRFKKLDLDNSGSLSVEEFMSLPELQQNPLVQRVIDIFDTDGNGEVDFKEFIEGVSQFSVKGDKEQKLRFAFRIYDMDKDGYISNGELFQVLKMMVGNNLKDTQLQQIVDKTIINADKDGDGRISFEEFCAVVGGLDIHKKMVVDV; from the exons ATG GGAAATGAGGCGAGTTATCCCTTGGAGATGTGCTCACACT TTGACGCTGATGAGATTAAAAGACTAGGGAAGCGGTTTAAGAAACTCGACCTGGATAACTCGGGTTCTCTCAGCGTGGAGGAGTTCATGTCTCTACCAGAGTTGCAGCAGAACCCACTGGTCCAGCGAGTCATCGATATATTCGACACAGACGGAAACGGAGAAGTGGACTTTAAag AGTTCATTGAAGGCGTCTCTCAGTTCAGTGTCAAGGGTGACAAGGAGCAGAAGCTCCGCT TTGCGTTCAGGATTTATGACATGGATAAGGATGGCTACATATCCAACGGTGAGCTGTTCCAGGTGCTGAAGATGATGGTAGGGAATAACCTGAAGGACACCCAGCTGCAGCAGATCGTCGACAAAACCATCATCAACGCAGACAAGGACGGGGACGGGAGGATATCTTTCGAGGAGTTCTGTGCT GTGGTTGGTGGCTTAGACATTCACAAAAAGATGGTGGTGGATGTGTGA
- the LOC113043947 gene encoding CB1 cannabinoid receptor-interacting protein 1-like, translated as MTDVPAIINIAISLKIQPNDGPVFYKVDGTRFGQSRTIKLLTGSKYKIEVIVKPGSAEATTMGIGGKSFPLEQQSKDEEQIVYNGSYDTEGVPHTKSGDRQPVQVFIEFKDAGMFETVWQVKYYNYYKREHCQFGNSFNCIEYEAKPNETRSLMWINKEVFL; from the exons ATGACCGACGTTCCGGCGATAATAAACATCGCGATTTCCTTGAAAATCCAACCCAATGACGGACCCGTGTTTTATAAAGTGGACGGGACGAGGTTCGGCCAGAGCAGGACAATCAAATTGCTAACAGGATCGAAATACAAAATCGAGGTGATCGTGAAGCCGGGTAGCGCGGAGGCCAC CACAATGGGCATCGGCGGAAAGAGCTTCCCTTTGGAGCAGCAGTCCAAAGATGAGGAGCAGATTGTCTACAATGGCTCCTACGACACCGAGGGAGTGCCACACACCAAGAGCGGGGACAGACAACCTGTGCAGGTCTTCATAGAG TTTAAAGATGCCGGCATGTTTGAAACCGTATGGCAAGTGAAATACTACAACTACTACAAGAGAGAGCACTGCCAGTTCGGCAACAGCTTCAACTGCATCGAGTACGAAGCCAAGCCCAACGAGACCCGCAGCCTCATGTGGATAAACAAAGAGGTCTTCCTGTAA